Genomic window (Chondrocystis sp. NIES-4102):
TTCAAGAGCGATCGCCCTATTGCAAGAATTGGCTGGCGGTATTCCTGTCTCTCAAGCTATTGCAGATCAGCGTGTAGATCATACTAGCGGTAAGGGTATTGAATTGCGTTTGAGTCGCATACATCAGATTTTGGGTACAGTTAATCAAGATAATGGTGTAGGTTATATTGAAGCTGGCGATGTTGAATCAATTTTAGGCGCATTAGGCTGTAATTTAGAGCAAAGCCCAGAAAAAGAGAATACCTGGGTTGTCAAAGTTCCTCCCTACCGTTATCGCGATTTAGAGCGTGAAATTGACCTTATTGAAGAAGTCGCCCGTCTCTATGGTTATGATCGCTTCTGTGATACTCTACCTGATAAAACTGAACCTGGTTATCTTTCCCCTGAATATGCAATTAAAAATAAACTTCGTGCTGTCTTACGGGGTGTCGGCTTAACGGAAGTTGTGCAGTATTCTTTAGTAAAACCGACAGGTAAAGAGATTAAGCTAGCTAATCCCCTATTTGCGGAATATTCTGCCTTGCGTGCCGATTTATTCTCAGGTTTACTCGAAGCTTTTGTGTATAATCAGTCTCAGGGTAATGGCGCACTTAACGCCTTTGAAATTGAACGGGTGTTTTACCAAGATGGCGAACAATTACAAGAAAGGGATGCTGTTGCAGGTATTATGGGGGGTAATATCACCTCTGAGGGGATGTGGGTTAATGGTGGCAAAGGTACACCAATGACTTGGTATGATGCTAAAGGTATCTTGGAAAATGTCTTTAGTAATTTAGGGATAGCCGTTGAATATCGCCCCACCAGTGAGGAAACAAGACTGCATCCAGGGCGCACAGCCGAACTATGGTTGCAAGGTAAATCTTTGGGTATTTTCGGACAAATTCATCCACAACTTGCACAACAGCGTGACTTGAGTAATCAAGTTTATTTATTTGAACTAGATTTTAGTCTGCTACAAAAAGCCTTAGATCGTGATGCGATAGTTACTCCCAAATTCCAAGCCTATTCTACCTATCCAGGTTCAGATCGAGATTTAGCTTTCTTTGCACCTTTAGATTTATCCGTTGCTGAAATTACTAAAGCTATGACTAAAGCAGGGGGTAAACTATTACAAAAAGTAGAAATCTTTGATGAGTATAAGGGTAAAAATGTTCCCCAAGGACAACGCAGTTTAGCTTTTAATTTAGTATATCAGGCAAGCGATCGCACTCTAACGGATCAGGATGTTGAGCCTGTACACCAAAAAGTTCGCGATACCTTAATTAAAAAGTTTGATGTAACATTGCGTAGTTAAAATTAGTTATTAAATAACAAAAGATCTTAAGGCTTAACTGATTATGGTTAGGCTTTTTTTATTTAAATAAATATTATATTAATAAGTAATTCTGTATACCAGCAAATAATCTTTCAGGGTTAATATCATAATTTTTTTTTGCCCATAACTTAAATATATTTAAAAAACAATACAATTCTTTTTTTGCTTCTAATAATTCATAATCAAATTCTTGTTGTGTAAACATAATAGTATTATGATGATTTAATTTTCCTTCATTACTCCAAAGAATTATATTTTCATCTTTAAACTCAAACCAAGGAGATGGATCATGTCCCATCCAAGGAGAAATTTTACGTTTGACATCTTTAACTATATTAATCCAATCTTGAAAATCAGCACAACAAGATGCACCAATAGAAACATCATTAGTTTTAAATAATAATCCTCCTGCTAAAGCTAATTCACCTTTAATAAATAAAGCGTCAACAAATTGGGAATCTAAAGATAATTGATTAAAAGACAAGAAAGAGCCAATAAATATATCTATATCGTTTAAATTTGAATTGCTAGTCATTTCTACAAGACTATTATTACTAAGACGATTGCTCAGTAAACTACCAGTATTACAGTAAAAAGATTCTATTACAAAACAAAATCTCATTTGCCTAGTAATTTAAACTAATTGCCTAAATTTAATTTATATTATATTACATTGCTTCAATGATATATTTTAAATATTAATATAAGTAACTAATTATTTTAAAGACCATATATATACTATCTACTCAAATCTCATAAAAATAATTTTTTGCTGAAAGCTTAGTTAATATAATATTTTATAAACCCCTTCTTCTTGAATTATATTCTGTATTGTTAAAGGATAAGAATACTATAGATTACTTATCAGTTTGCTAAACAAGTTCAATCAAATATTTCGCAGTTTAAATTCTGTTGTTAATCATAATATTATATTAATAAATCTGTAAAATTATTTGGTTTGCGAAAAATATATAAAATTAATTATTTTTACATATATATAAAAATTAATTATAAAACTTTTAAATAAATTAAATTCTATAATTCATGGATTTATATCTTATATTTAACAAAATAAAATAACCATCAGCAGCTTACCCTATTAATAATATGTTATAAAAACTAAGAGTATCAGCCAACACTTTTAATAGTTCATCTTACGCCGAAAAAACTACGATTAGGAACATTCAACACTTATCAAAAAATAATGCTGATTATCATTTTATATACCTGTAGAACCGAAACCACCAATACCTCTAGTAGTATTATCTAATTGCTGAACTATTGTTAGTTTTGGCTGAATGATAGAGGCGATAACCATTTGGGCAATTTTCATCCCAGGAATAACTTGAAATGGTTGTTTACCAAGATTAATCAAAATAATACCGATTTCCCCACGATAGCCAGCATCAATTGTTCCAGGAGAATTTAAAACAGTGATAGAATACTTTAATGCAAGTCCACTTCGAGGACGAATTTGAGCTTCTGTACCAAGAGGTAGAGCGATCGCAATGCCAGTAGGAATTAATTTAGTTTCCCCTGGTAAAATAGTAGTAGAGGCGATCGCAAATAAATCTAAGCCTGCATCTTCCGCATGACTATAACTAGGAATTATTGCAGAATCATCAAGTTTTAAAATTTTAATTTCCATTTATTACCTTCAGTAAAAAAATCAATCATCTAAGTTTAGAGACTCTGGGAATTTTGGGCAAACTAGGTATATGCTAAAACAACTACTCTCAGTCTTTTTAGAATCTCATTGTCCTTTTTGTCAGCGCGCTACACCAGAGTTGCTTTGTAACTACTGTAGAAAAAAACTTATTAGTCATCAATTTACAGTAAATGCAAATCAAACTTGGCGAGGAGATCTACCATTGTTTGCTTGGGGAAAATACGATGGACAACTAAAAAGAGCGATCGCTTTGATGAAATATAATCAACAACCAGACATTGGTAAAATACTGGCAGAATTATTAGCTCAAGCTTGGTTAACTTATGGTTTAATTGATCCATCCCAGAAAATTAGCGTAATTCCCATACCTTTATCATCTCAAAAAAGGAAAAGTCGAGGTTTTAACCAAGCAGAAATAATTGCTCGAAGTTTTTGTGATTTAACTGGCTATAAGTTAACTTATAAAACTTTGTTGCGAATTAAAGATACTCAAGCTATGTTTAATTTAAGTCCTGAAGCTAGAACTATTAATATACAAGGTGCATTTAAATTAGGCAAAAAGTTACCTAAATATCCTGTTCTACTATTAGATGATATCTATACCTTGGGCAATACTGTTAACGAAGCTGCTAAAGTTTTACGTCAGCATGAGATAAAAGTTATCGGTACAGTTGTAGTGGCTAAAACTATTTATCGGGGATTAGTTACAAGTTAGGAATTAGGTAGTAGGTAGGAGTCAGGAGTCAGGAGCGATGCAGCGCGCAGAAAAGGGGGTTTCCCTCGTATTGGACTGCATCAAGAAGTCAGGAGAAGCTAAAATAAAGATTTTCTTAACTAAATTCAGAGTTATTATATATAAATCTAATAGCCCAAAGCTAAAGAAGGAATCAAATAATTTTTGAATTCACACTCTTTCCTTTTTTATGAATAAAAATACCTATGAAGTTGTTATTATTGGTGCTGGGGTTTGTGGCACAGCTTTACTATATACCCTGAGTAAATATAGTAATATTCGTAAAATTGCTTTAATTGAAAAGGAAGCTGATGTAGCTTTAATTAATTCCTCTACAAATAGTAACAGTCAAACTCTACATTTTGGTGATATAGAAACTAATTATACTTTAGCTAAAGCTACTAAAGTAAAGGCTGGGGCTAACTTAGTAAAAAATTATCTTTTAACTTACGATCGCTCTCACAAAATACATACTAAATATCATAAATTAGTCTTAGGTGTTGGTAAAAAGCAAGTCGAACAATTGACTAAAAGATATCAAGAATTTAAACAACTTTTTCCTGATTTAAAACTTCTAAATGATAAGGAAATAGCAGCCAAAGAACCAAAGGTT
Coding sequences:
- a CDS encoding phenylalanyl-tRNA synthetase subunit beta → MRVSLNWLKELVDINMSPEELGRILTIAGFELEELVDLGANAEGVVVGKVLERSQHPNADKLSVCKVDVGADQPLNIVCGAANVRSDIFVPVATVGTYLPAIDLKLKPTKLRGEPSEGMICSLTELGLEKESEGIHIFSKDDLKPGDDVRPLLGLNDVILDLATTANRADALSMVGIAREVAALTGAKVRLPQVKQQNPQGDRSLTIDIQSTACMAYIGTVVEGVKIAPSPDWLKWRLEAAGIRPINNVVDITNYILLEWGQPLHAFDREKLKQVAGSDNLNIGVRFATSEEKLKTLDQQQRDLAKDNLLITVNDQPIALGGVMGGEETEVDDNTTNIVLEAALFEPVAIRRSSRAQSLRSEASTRYERGVNQVELESASSRAIALLQELAGGIPVSQAIADQRVDHTSGKGIELRLSRIHQILGTVNQDNGVGYIEAGDVESILGALGCNLEQSPEKENTWVVKVPPYRYRDLEREIDLIEEVARLYGYDRFCDTLPDKTEPGYLSPEYAIKNKLRAVLRGVGLTEVVQYSLVKPTGKEIKLANPLFAEYSALRADLFSGLLEAFVYNQSQGNGALNAFEIERVFYQDGEQLQERDAVAGIMGGNITSEGMWVNGGKGTPMTWYDAKGILENVFSNLGIAVEYRPTSEETRLHPGRTAELWLQGKSLGIFGQIHPQLAQQRDLSNQVYLFELDFSLLQKALDRDAIVTPKFQAYSTYPGSDRDLAFFAPLDLSVAEITKAMTKAGGKLLQKVEIFDEYKGKNVPQGQRSLAFNLVYQASDRTLTDQDVEPVHQKVRDTLIKKFDVTLRS
- the dut gene encoding deoxyuridine 5'-triphosphate nucleotidohydrolase — encoded protein: MEIKILKLDDSAIIPSYSHAEDAGLDLFAIASTTILPGETKLIPTGIAIALPLGTEAQIRPRSGLALKYSITVLNSPGTIDAGYRGEIGIILINLGKQPFQVIPGMKIAQMVIASIIQPKLTIVQQLDNTTRGIGGFGSTGI